A part of Antechinus flavipes isolate AdamAnt ecotype Samford, QLD, Australia chromosome 6, AdamAnt_v2, whole genome shotgun sequence genomic DNA contains:
- the LOC127540352 gene encoding putative olfactory receptor 5AK3 produces the protein MTQENGTRVTEFILLGFAVRQEIQYILFLVFLLIYMTSLVGNVDMILLIKCDARLHTPMYFFLQNLAFVDLCYTSAITPKMLVNFLVSDKSISFSGCVIQLYVYGVFATIESYLLASMAVDRYVAICNPLRYPIVMSQRACIQLVTGSYFIGSLNATTHTSFLLSLSFCNSNKINHFFCDLPPMLSLSCSNIDVNVMLVMIFVGFNLVSTLLVVFFSYIYILAAILRMPSTTGRNKAFSTCASHLTAVTIFYGTLSYMYLQPSSSESQENDKVASVFYGIVIPMLNPLIYSLRNKEVKEAVKMLMKSCS, from the coding sequence ATGACCCAAGAAAATGGCACCAGAGTGACCGAGTTCATTCTACTGGGATTTGCAGTTCGACAAGAAATTCAGTACATCCTCTTCCTGGTGTTTCTGCTCATCTACATGACATCTCTCGTGGGCAATGTTGATATGATTCTACTCATCAAGTGTGATGCTCGCCTTCACACTcccatgtattttttccttcaaaacttggCTTTTGTTGACCTGTGTTACACATCCGCTATCACTCCCAAGATGTTGGTCAACTTTCTGGTCTCAGATAAATCCATCTCATTTTCAGGGTGTGTGATACAATTATATGTTTATGGTGTATTTGCCACAATTGAAAGTTACCTTCTAGCTTCCATGGCTGTAGATCGTTATGTGGCCATCTGTAACCCACTCCGTTACCCAATAGTCATGTCCCAGAGAGCTTGCATCCAGTTGGTCACTGGATCCTATTTTATAGGCTCCCTGAATGCTACCACACACACAAGCTTTCTCCTTTCACTATCTTTCTGCAACTCTAACAAAATCAATCATTTCTTTTGTGATTTGCCCCCAATGCTGAGTCTTTCCTGTTCTAATATTGATGTCAATGTCATGTTAGTCATGATTTTTGTGGGCTTTAATCTGGTAAGCACATTGCTAGTTGTGTTCTTCTCCTATATTTACATCCTGGCTGCCATCTTAAGGATGCCTTCTACTACAGGGAGGAATAAAGCTTTCTCTACTTGTGCCTCCCATCTGACTGCTGTCACCATTTTCTATGGGACACTCTCTTACATGTATTTACAGCCTTCTTCCAGTGAGTcacaagaaaatgataaagtgGCCTCTGTGTTTTATGGTATTGTGATACCCATGCTGAACCCCCTGATCTACAGTCTGAGAAACAAGGAGGTGAAAGAGGCGGTGAAAATGCTCATGAAAAGTTGTTCATGA